The following coding sequences are from one bacterium window:
- a CDS encoding S8 family serine peptidase encodes MQRITILILVALLCVGAAAAKDRPLLKSGEPYYEYVAGEVLVKFEDGLKGAEITVAVSRIGANIAARSDLLGYYRVELPVAMTAAEAITYFRSLPSVEWANFNYIAHACWTPNDTYYSYQWHYTRINMPQAWDITRGTASVVVAVCDQGFYFNHEDWTGVQTTNPRDFIDNDNNPAVTHYDSHGQHVAGTIFATTNNNLGVAGIAHLCTLMPVRVLNDSGSGSIDQISNGIQWAATNGAEVLNLSLGFGVTGPPVDPGPPLSTAINNAAAAGIVICAATGNDGMPYVAYPAAYPACIAVGSTALDDAIAPYSNQGTAIDVTAPGGNTDQDLNQDGYIDGVLSTLRAASGDYYGFWQGTSMATPHVAGVAALLLSNGLPAAQVRDALQQTAVDLGPGGWDVTFGHGRINAYAALQWQGGSGSEVVLLEEGFEGTFPPASWTIMAYGTPNPDNWQALAGNQDADGGTTPHGGSNAAFHDDDDTGGMQRDWLITEGMLIPANATAITLRFFERNYYMEGYYEYHGVWMSTDGSQFSEIAEMDADHEDWTEITINITDFTGQAVWFLFYYQGDYATEWFIDDVRVTATVPAGVEEETPTVPRSTALGEPYPNPFNSVATIPFEIAAPGAVELSVYNMLGQRVSTLISAPLTSGAHRVLWDAKDVSSGVYFVKLQSGEFVQSRKLLLLK; translated from the coding sequence ATGCAGAGAATCACCATTCTGATCCTCGTCGCACTCCTGTGCGTCGGCGCGGCGGCGGCCAAGGACCGGCCGCTCCTAAAATCCGGAGAACCGTACTATGAGTACGTGGCCGGAGAGGTTCTGGTCAAGTTTGAAGACGGTCTTAAAGGAGCGGAGATCACCGTTGCCGTAAGTCGCATCGGAGCGAATATCGCCGCTCGCAGCGATCTGCTCGGCTACTATCGTGTCGAACTGCCCGTGGCGATGACCGCGGCGGAGGCGATCACCTATTTTCGCTCGCTGCCATCCGTCGAGTGGGCGAACTTCAATTACATCGCACATGCCTGCTGGACCCCCAACGATACCTACTACTCGTATCAGTGGCACTACACCCGAATCAATATGCCGCAGGCCTGGGACATCACGCGGGGTACGGCCAGCGTGGTGGTGGCGGTGTGCGATCAAGGATTCTATTTCAATCACGAAGACTGGACCGGCGTGCAAACCACGAACCCGCGCGATTTCATTGACAACGACAACAATCCCGCCGTCACGCACTATGACTCACACGGTCAGCACGTCGCCGGAACCATTTTCGCCACGACCAACAACAATTTGGGCGTGGCCGGGATCGCTCACCTATGCACGCTCATGCCCGTGCGAGTCTTGAATGACAGCGGTAGCGGCTCGATTGACCAGATCTCGAACGGCATTCAGTGGGCCGCCACGAATGGCGCCGAAGTGCTCAACCTCTCGCTCGGATTTGGTGTCACCGGACCCCCGGTGGATCCCGGTCCGCCGCTTTCCACCGCCATCAATAATGCGGCAGCAGCGGGGATCGTCATTTGCGCCGCCACCGGCAACGACGGTATGCCGTATGTCGCCTATCCGGCCGCCTATCCGGCCTGTATCGCCGTGGGTTCAACTGCCCTCGATGATGCAATCGCTCCCTATTCGAATCAAGGTACGGCGATTGACGTGACCGCTCCCGGAGGCAACACCGATCAGGATCTGAATCAGGACGGCTACATTGACGGTGTGCTGTCCACGTTGCGCGCGGCCAGTGGCGACTACTACGGATTCTGGCAGGGAACTTCGATGGCCACGCCGCACGTTGCGGGCGTAGCGGCTCTTCTTCTCAGCAATGGGCTGCCGGCCGCGCAAGTCCGTGACGCACTGCAGCAAACGGCGGTGGATCTGGGTCCCGGTGGCTGGGATGTCACCTTCGGTCACGGCCGGATCAATGCCTATGCCGCATTGCAGTGGCAGGGCGGAAGCGGGAGCGAAGTGGTATTGCTTGAAGAGGGATTCGAGGGCACCTTCCCGCCGGCAAGCTGGACGATTATGGCCTATGGAACTCCGAATCCCGATAACTGGCAGGCCCTGGCGGGAAATCAGGATGCCGATGGTGGAACGACACCCCACGGCGGTTCTAACGCGGCCTTCCACGATGACGACGACACCGGCGGAATGCAGCGCGACTGGCTGATCACGGAGGGAATGCTTATTCCCGCCAACGCCACCGCGATCACCCTGCGTTTCTTTGAGCGCAACTACTATATGGAAGGGTACTACGAGTATCATGGCGTATGGATGTCAACCGATGGATCGCAATTTAGCGAGATTGCCGAGATGGACGCCGATCATGAAGACTGGACGGAGATCACGATCAATATCACCGATTTCACCGGTCAGGCGGTGTGGTTTCTCTTCTACTATCAAGGCGATTACGCGACCGAGTGGTTCATTGACGACGTTCGTGTGACCGCCACGGTGCCCGCCGGCGTGGAAGAGGAGACTCCCACTGTACCGCGTTCAACTGCGCTCGGCGAACCCTACCCGAATCCGTTCAACAGCGTGGCCACGATTCCGTTTGAGATCGCCGCGCCCGGCGCGGTGGAACTTTCCGTCTATAACATGCTCGGCCAGCGAGTCTCAACGCTCATTTCAGCTCCGCTTACTTCCGGCGCGCATCGCGTTCTCTGGGATGCGAAAGACGTGAGCAGCGGCGTGTATTTCGTCAAGCTGCAGAGCGGTGAATTTGTCCAGAGCAGAAAGTTGTTGCTGTTGAAATAG